A genomic segment from Pseudorca crassidens isolate mPseCra1 chromosome 6, mPseCra1.hap1, whole genome shotgun sequence encodes:
- the EVX2 gene encoding homeobox even-skipped homolog protein 2 — protein MMERIRKEMILMERGLHSPTAGKRFSNLSDSAGNAVLEALENSQHPARLSPRLPSAPLHSALGDLPAKGKFEIDTLFNLQHPGSESTVSSEIASAAEGRKKPGHYSEAAAEADMSSDVEVGCSALRSPGGLGAAPLKENNGKGFAESGSAAGTTTSASGSGLGSLHGGGGGGGGAGAALVGSGSGADQVRRYRTAFTREQIARLEKEFYRENYVSRPRRCELAAALNLPETTIKVWFQNRRMKDKRQRLAMSWPHPADPSFYTYMMTHAAATGSLPYPFHSHVPLHYYPHVGVTAAAAAAAASGAAAAASSPFATSIRPLDTFRALSHPYSRPELLCSFRHPGLYQTPAAAAGLNSAASAAAAAAAAAAAASSAAAAGAPPSGGSAPCSCLSCHSSQSAAAAAAAAAAALGSRGGGGGGGGGGSGGGGAGAAGGSDFGCSAAAPRPESGFLPYSAAVLSKTAVSPPDQRDEAPLTR, from the exons ATGatggaaagaataagaaaagagatGATTCTGATGGAGAGAGGGCTGCACAGCCCCACAGCCGGCAAGAGGTTCTCCAATTTGTCCGACTCGGCTGGCAATGCTGTGCTCGAGGCCCTGGAAAATTCGCAGCACCCGGCTCGCCTCAGCCCGCGCCTGCCGTCTGCCCCCCTGCACAGCGCTCTAGGAGACCTCCCTGCCAAGGGCAAATTCGAAATAGATACTTTGTTCAACCTGCAGCACCCGGGCAGCGAAAGCACCGTCTCCTCCGAAATCGCGTCTGCAGCGGAGGGCCGAAAAAAGCCGGGTCATTATTCAGAGGCGGCAGCCGAGGCGGACATGAGCAGCGACGTGGAGGTGGGCTGCTCGGCGCTGCGCTCGCCCGGCGGCCTGGGCGCCGCACCGCTCAAGGAAAACAATGGCAAAG GGTTCGCGGAGAGTGGCTCAGCCGCGGGCACCACGACGTCTGCGTCGGGCTCTGGCCTCGGCAGCCTGCatggaggcggcggcggcggcggcggcgcgggcgcAGCGCTGGTCGGCTCCGGCTCTGGCGCGGATCAGGTGCGGCGCTACCGCACGGCGTTCACCCGCGAACAGATCGCGCGCCTGGAGAAGGAGTTCTACCGGGAGAACTATGTGTCGCGGCCCCGCCGGTGCGAGCTGGCCGCTGCGCTCAACCTTCCCGAAACCACCATCAAG GTGTGGTTCCAGAACCGGCGCATGAAGGACAAGCGGCAGCGCCTGGCCATGTCGTGGCCGCACCCGGCCGACCCCAGCTTCTACACCTACATGATGACGCACGCGGCCGCCACCGGAAGCCTGCCCTACCCCTTCCACTCGCACGTGCCGCTGCACTACTACCCGCACGTGGGTGTCACGGCTGCGGCCGCGGCCGCTGCGGCCTCCGGCGCAGCGGCCGCGGCCTCATCGCCCTTCGCCACTTCCATCCGCCCGCTGGACACTTTCCGCGCGCTCTCGCATCCCTACTCGCGGCCGGAGCTGCTGTGCAGCTTCCGCCACCCGGGCCTCTACCAGACGCCCGCGGCCGCCGCGGGGCTCAACAGCGCGGCCTCGGccgcagcggcagcagcagctgcGGCGGCCGCGGCCTCCTCggccgcggcggccggggcgcCCCCCAGCGGCGGCTCCGCACCCTGCTCGTGCCTCAGTTGCCACAGCAGCCAGTCGGCCGCGGCGGCCgcagccgctgccgccgccgccctgGGCTCCCGGGgtggcggcggcggaggcggcgggggtggcagcggcggcggcggcgctgggGCCGCCGGGGGCTCGGACTTCGGCTGCAGCGCTGCAGCGCCACGGCCCGAGAGCGGCTTCCTGCCCTACTCAGCCGCTGTGCTTAGCAAGACCGCCGTGAGCCCGCCGGACCAGAGGGACGAGGCGCCGCTCACCAGATAA